A window of the Butyricimonas faecalis genome harbors these coding sequences:
- a CDS encoding SusC/RagA family TonB-linked outer membrane protein yields the protein MKLKLFILLCCIHTLGATTYSQNQKLDVKFENELIVSVLDYLKMQTGYQFFFQKGVVPETEKITVNLKNATLIEVLDNVLKDHGYSYEVLEGVIIVRCVEEQKQVKKMVVGIVTDQRKIPMPGVTVKIFGTNIGTATNAKGQFSLILPMEKGALEFSFVGYKSQKVNFTGVTKDSLRVVMEEDIQALDEAVVVAYGTTNKREMTGAVSVVKAEELQGIPSSDIASLLQGRVAGLDITNMSGAPGGGGTAITIRGYNSLNVEQGRRFSDPLWVVDGVPLNSFSSPITGTNLLADINPDMIESVQILKDASSASIYGSRAANGVIIVTTKKGRKNQKATFSVNASQSWGVVAEFPTVVIGKGERDLRLKTLEGTQKAYLDKTTKRYKYPVSNEEVFWNDQSASYDYFFSARPGYPATLIYQDSLNAFYNNATNFFPAYFRTGKVTNANIQTYGGGERMTYGIGLGYYNETGVFVGTGYNRMDLNSSLNVVPVNRVNVDLRFNATLTNRDRGEKVEGFGTAPMVEGVPGDPFWQSTLLPGKGTEAWEATIDKLKGTKEKNRSVRLRTNFKIGYEIIDGLSVSTSLAADYSIHRRNYFQPSYLSGKGYSMSLGETGINLMVLNENLLSYRKTIGEDHIFDFLAGFSYQYDQMEYNGGTAENSPSDKIYYAPSGLPDLGQEVNEWSGETVPVAFQHYQSNMEEQKLYSYFGRLEYNYRLKYLLSLSFRRDGSSVFGRNNKWGTFPSVAAGWSFSEEPFIKDNLGWLSFGKFRASWGRSGKMFESPYLAYGLMGPGDYSHLGNPTLKPVYGGGLYNEDLSWEETDQYDFGLDVDLFEYRLGVVLDYYYRYTDKLLYRVPLPGDYNGFGMQWANAAALSNEGLELLIKYEIFRRPDLYWKISVNGARNWNRIEKSYNGKDLAFGITGKPLNRIYGYKTNGYVQKQEDLPLYFTTQGESYYLYPLAGSYTSFYRPGDYHYVDVNSDSYIFNDQVFLGSALPIISGGIVNEFRWKNFDLNFSMHYSIGRHMVNQLPSISLVFSTNPTEKFYKHPVFVDINKTTFWQQEGDDSDYAKLRIGSEGEVLDRQVEKVNYLKLKTLTVGYNLPKSLISKWGMEQLRVFVSGENLLTFSNYSGVDPEAVSIVSGVDYGTNYPLARKFTLGLTVKF from the coding sequence ATGAAGTTGAAGCTTTTTATTTTGTTGTGTTGTATTCACACGTTGGGTGCCACGACTTATTCTCAGAATCAAAAGCTGGATGTGAAGTTCGAGAATGAATTAATTGTTTCGGTGCTTGATTATTTGAAGATGCAAACGGGGTATCAGTTCTTTTTCCAGAAGGGGGTCGTGCCTGAAACGGAGAAGATTACGGTGAACCTAAAAAATGCCACGTTGATAGAGGTGTTGGATAACGTGCTAAAAGACCACGGGTATTCGTACGAGGTTTTGGAGGGGGTGATTATCGTGCGGTGCGTAGAGGAACAAAAGCAAGTCAAGAAAATGGTTGTCGGTATTGTCACGGATCAGAGGAAAATCCCGATGCCGGGAGTTACCGTGAAGATTTTTGGTACGAACATCGGGACGGCGACGAATGCCAAAGGACAGTTTTCGTTGATCTTGCCTATGGAGAAAGGGGCGTTGGAATTTTCTTTTGTCGGGTATAAATCTCAGAAAGTGAATTTTACCGGAGTAACAAAGGATTCTCTTCGCGTGGTGATGGAGGAGGATATTCAGGCGTTGGATGAGGCTGTCGTGGTGGCCTATGGAACGACGAATAAAAGAGAGATGACGGGGGCCGTGTCGGTTGTGAAAGCTGAGGAGTTACAAGGCATACCGTCCTCGGATATTGCCTCTCTTTTACAGGGGCGGGTGGCCGGTTTGGATATCACGAATATGTCCGGGGCTCCGGGAGGTGGTGGAACGGCAATCACTATTCGGGGATATAATTCTTTGAATGTAGAGCAGGGAAGGCGTTTTTCTGATCCTTTGTGGGTGGTTGACGGGGTTCCGTTAAATTCTTTTTCTTCACCGATTACCGGTACTAATTTGTTGGCAGATATCAATCCGGATATGATTGAGTCGGTCCAGATATTGAAAGATGCTTCTTCGGCTTCTATTTATGGTTCTCGTGCTGCTAACGGGGTGATTATCGTGACAACTAAAAAAGGGAGGAAGAATCAAAAAGCGACGTTCTCTGTAAATGCTTCTCAATCTTGGGGTGTTGTTGCTGAATTTCCAACGGTGGTTATCGGGAAAGGAGAGCGGGATTTACGTCTTAAGACACTTGAAGGAACACAAAAGGCTTATCTGGATAAGACAACCAAGCGATATAAATATCCCGTGTCCAATGAGGAAGTCTTTTGGAATGATCAAAGTGCGTCGTATGATTATTTCTTTTCTGCCCGGCCAGGTTACCCCGCTACCTTGATTTATCAAGATAGTTTGAACGCTTTTTATAATAATGCGACGAATTTTTTCCCGGCGTATTTTCGTACGGGAAAGGTGACGAATGCCAATATCCAGACTTATGGTGGAGGGGAGAGAATGACTTACGGGATCGGTTTGGGATATTACAATGAAACAGGGGTGTTTGTCGGGACCGGGTATAATCGGATGGATTTGAATTCATCGTTGAACGTTGTGCCAGTCAACCGGGTAAACGTGGATTTACGTTTTAACGCGACGTTAACGAATCGCGACAGGGGAGAAAAGGTTGAAGGTTTTGGTACGGCACCCATGGTTGAGGGTGTGCCGGGTGATCCTTTTTGGCAAAGTACGTTGTTACCGGGGAAAGGGACTGAAGCCTGGGAGGCCACGATTGATAAATTGAAAGGGACAAAGGAGAAGAATCGTTCCGTCCGTTTGCGTACTAATTTTAAGATCGGGTACGAGATTATTGACGGATTAAGTGTCTCAACTTCTTTGGCAGCAGATTATTCCATCCATCGTAGGAATTATTTCCAACCCTCTTATCTGAGCGGTAAGGGGTATTCGATGAGTCTGGGTGAGACGGGAATAAATTTGATGGTGCTGAACGAGAATTTGTTATCCTATCGAAAAACGATAGGTGAAGATCATATTTTTGATTTTCTGGCGGGTTTTTCTTATCAATACGATCAAATGGAGTATAACGGGGGAACGGCTGAAAATTCTCCGAGTGATAAGATTTATTATGCACCAAGTGGATTACCGGATTTGGGACAGGAAGTAAATGAATGGTCAGGAGAAACGGTCCCGGTGGCGTTTCAACATTATCAGTCAAATATGGAGGAACAAAAGTTATATTCTTATTTTGGACGTTTGGAGTATAATTACCGCTTGAAGTATTTGTTGTCTCTAAGTTTTCGTCGAGATGGGAGTTCCGTGTTCGGGCGGAATAATAAATGGGGAACTTTCCCCTCGGTGGCTGCCGGATGGAGTTTTTCAGAGGAGCCTTTTATTAAAGATAATTTGGGGTGGCTCTCGTTCGGAAAGTTTCGGGCTAGTTGGGGACGTTCCGGGAAGATGTTTGAATCCCCTTATTTAGCCTACGGTTTGATGGGTCCCGGAGATTATTCGCATTTAGGAAATCCTACATTGAAGCCAGTATATGGCGGGGGACTTTATAATGAAGATCTTTCTTGGGAAGAAACCGATCAGTATGATTTCGGTTTGGATGTCGATCTTTTTGAGTATCGATTGGGTGTTGTTCTTGATTATTATTACCGGTACACGGATAAGTTATTGTATCGGGTTCCTCTTCCCGGAGATTATAATGGTTTTGGGATGCAATGGGCGAACGCGGCCGCTTTGTCGAATGAAGGGCTTGAGTTGTTGATTAAATATGAAATATTCCGTCGTCCCGATTTGTATTGGAAAATTTCTGTAAATGGGGCTAGAAATTGGAACCGGATTGAAAAATCGTACAATGGCAAAGATTTGGCATTTGGTATTACGGGTAAGCCTCTGAATCGTATTTATGGATACAAAACGAATGGATATGTGCAAAAACAGGAGGATCTTCCTCTGTATTTCACAACACAAGGAGAAAGCTATTATCTCTATCCTCTGGCAGGTTCTTACACTTCTTTTTATCGTCCGGGTGATTATCATTACGTGGATGTAAATAGTGACAGTTATATTTTTAATGATCAAGTATTTTTGGGAAGTGCCTTACCTATTATAAGTGGGGGAATTGTAAATGAATTCCGGTGGAAGAATTTTGATTTGAATTTTTCGATGCATTATTCCATCGGGCGGCACATGGTGAATCAGTTACCTTCTATATCCTTGGTTTTTTCGACTAACCCGACCGAGAAATTTTACAAGCATCCCGTGTTCGTGGATATAAATAAAACGACTTTCTGGCAACAAGAAGGGGATGATTCGGATTATGCTAAATTACGTATCGGGAGTGAAGGGGAGGTTTTAGACAGGCAAGTGGAGAAGGTGAATTATTTGAAATTGAAGACATTGACGGTCGGTTATAATCTACCCAAATCGTTGATTTCTAAATGGGGAATGGAGCAATTACGGGTGTTTGTGAGTGGTGAGAATCTTTTGACTTTTTCCAATTATTCAGGGGTAGATCCTGAAGCGGTGAGTATTGTGAGCGGGGTGGATTATGGAACGAATTATCCATTAGCCCGGAAGTTTACTTTAGGTCTAACAGTAAAATTCTAG
- a CDS encoding FecR family protein, giving the protein MMNAKEQIEKNTTEYDEARLEEALDILMQMRAVDKTKGYRRIMASVNRGTCRRRFILWSRYAAIVVVIVVVGVIWGVRGRVDRVVPVMQVQEIVPGGMKARLILATGENVVLDTLTLETASIWEAGATIRKNGGVLTYENARKEEVRPMEVMYNTLEVPRGGEYDLVLEDGTRVWLNADSRLKYPVVFPGSERRVMLEGEAYFEVARDTNRPFLVETGVQSLRVLGTAFNVCAYPDEPDIYTTLVHGSVALSTGGQGHECVLVPGEQAVCHVHNGSFTVGKVDVSQVAAWKKGLFVFENQNLEQIMLKLARWYNVTVFFRNEAAKTIEFRGNLPKYSNFRSVLQVIEKSSYVKFDVKGKTVTVSI; this is encoded by the coding sequence ATGATGAATGCGAAAGAGCAGATCGAGAAGAATACCACGGAGTATGATGAAGCCCGCTTGGAGGAGGCGTTGGATATTTTGATGCAAATGCGGGCGGTGGATAAAACGAAAGGTTATCGTCGGATCATGGCCTCCGTGAATCGTGGCACTTGTCGCCGCCGATTCATTTTATGGAGTCGATATGCCGCGATTGTTGTCGTGATCGTGGTAGTGGGGGTGATTTGGGGCGTGAGAGGGAGAGTTGATCGTGTTGTTCCGGTCATGCAGGTGCAAGAGATTGTTCCCGGGGGGATGAAGGCCAGGCTTATTTTAGCGACGGGGGAAAATGTGGTTTTGGACACGTTGACATTGGAAACTGCAAGTATCTGGGAGGCTGGCGCCACGATCCGGAAAAACGGGGGAGTTCTGACTTACGAGAACGCGAGAAAGGAGGAGGTTCGTCCGATGGAAGTGATGTATAACACGTTGGAAGTTCCCCGGGGAGGGGAGTATGACTTGGTGTTGGAAGATGGGACGCGCGTGTGGCTGAACGCGGATTCCCGGTTGAAGTATCCGGTTGTTTTCCCCGGTAGTGAGCGTCGCGTGATGCTGGAGGGAGAGGCTTATTTTGAAGTGGCTAGAGACACGAATCGGCCGTTTCTGGTGGAAACGGGGGTGCAATCGTTGCGGGTGTTGGGAACGGCGTTCAACGTGTGTGCTTATCCGGACGAACCGGATATTTACACGACATTGGTGCATGGGAGCGTGGCGTTATCGACTGGCGGGCAAGGACACGAGTGCGTGCTTGTACCCGGAGAACAGGCTGTTTGTCACGTGCATAACGGAAGTTTTACAGTCGGGAAGGTGGACGTGAGTCAGGTGGCGGCTTGGAAAAAGGGACTTTTCGTGTTCGAGAATCAGAATCTGGAACAAATCATGTTGAAATTGGCTCGCTGGTATAACGTGACGGTGTTTTTCCGGAATGAAGCCGCCAAAACGATCGAGTTTAGAGGAAATTTACCCAAGTATAGTAATTTTAGATCGGTGTTGCAAGTGATAGAAAAGAGTAGTTATGTGAAGTTCGATGTGAAAGGAAAAACGGTTACCGTGAGTATATAA
- a CDS encoding RNA polymerase sigma-70 factor, translated as MIKIEKKTFESLFNLYYSGLIVYANRFTNQIEISEDIVHDVFIALWEKKDSLFMESAKAYLFSSVHNRCLNYLEQLNVRNKYQEQILQKGDITGLLTWEYYVESELQEHIEKAINQLPPQCRKIFIMNRFNDKSIAQIAEELEISPRTVEKHIEVALKKLRQELSDYLPAGLLFWLLHL; from the coding sequence ATGATAAAGATAGAGAAAAAGACGTTCGAATCCTTATTTAACCTGTACTATTCGGGATTAATCGTGTATGCCAATCGTTTCACGAACCAGATCGAGATCTCGGAAGACATCGTGCACGATGTCTTTATCGCTCTCTGGGAGAAAAAAGATTCCCTCTTCATGGAATCCGCGAAAGCTTATCTTTTCTCATCCGTTCACAACCGTTGCCTGAATTACCTGGAACAATTAAACGTTCGCAACAAATATCAAGAACAAATTTTACAAAAAGGAGACATTACCGGATTACTCACCTGGGAATATTACGTGGAGTCAGAACTTCAAGAACATATTGAAAAAGCGATCAACCAACTTCCACCCCAATGCCGGAAAATTTTTATCATGAATCGTTTCAACGACAAAAGCATTGCCCAAATCGCCGAAGAATTGGAAATCTCGCCCCGCACGGTAGAAAAACACATCGAAGTTGCCTTGAAAAAACTCCGGCAAGAACTGTCCGACTACCTTCCTGCAGGCTTGTTATTCTGGTTGTTACATCTTTAA
- a CDS encoding RNA recognition motif domain-containing protein translates to MNIYISNLSYGVDDADLNTLFAEYGEVTSAKVIMDRETGRSRGFGFVEIADEAMGQKAIDELNGAEYDGKVITVNVAKPREERSNGGGRGGYNRGGGSRGGYNSNRRY, encoded by the coding sequence ATGAACATTTACATTTCAAATTTAAGTTATGGCGTTGATGACGCAGATTTAAACACGTTGTTTGCAGAATATGGAGAAGTTACTTCTGCAAAAGTTATTATGGATCGGGAAACTGGTAGATCAAGAGGATTCGGTTTTGTTGAAATTGCTGATGAGGCAATGGGACAAAAAGCAATCGATGAATTGAACGGTGCCGAATATGATGGTAAAGTAATTACCGTGAACGTGGCTAAACCGAGAGAAGAAAGATCAAACGGTGGAGGTCGCGGAGGATATAACAGAGGTGGCGGAAGTCGCGGAGGTTATAATTCAAACAGAAGATATTAG
- a CDS encoding thioredoxin family protein, whose translation MRKLLLVCFFLGYSLCGSTQGIEFKETNFDKVLEIAKKEGKMIFLDVYTVWCGPCKMMAKDIFPLQEVGEFYNTHFISMKVDAEKKRIYSLKSIMLIPSRHICFWMRMVN comes from the coding sequence ATGAGGAAATTGTTATTAGTATGTTTTTTCCTTGGGTATTCCTTGTGTGGGAGTACCCAAGGAATAGAATTCAAGGAAACAAATTTTGATAAAGTACTTGAAATAGCAAAGAAAGAGGGAAAGATGATTTTTTTGGATGTTTACACTGTTTGGTGCGGACCGTGTAAGATGATGGCCAAAGACATCTTCCCTCTTCAAGAAGTTGGGGAATTTTATAATACCCATTTTATTTCCATGAAAGTGGATGCTGAAAAAAAGAGAATATATTCATTAAAAAGTATAATGTTAATTCCTTCCCGACATATTTGTTTTTGGATGAGAATGGTGAATTGA
- a CDS encoding DUF255 domain-containing protein, whose protein sequence is MRGLLLIVCFLGIAIQGISQGIVFRNGSFQDILRMSMREGKPIFIHISKAGDKEGDLMEKNVIYNKKVGDFFNANFISFHVDADKQEVLPYKQAPEGVHYWFLNEWVEWIDRAEGYKDVKDFIALGKAILDKCQKRELLGIQFQNKNLEEVLKVARKEKKPVFIDVYKIDDGMCRTMEKRVIRDEKVGEFFNAHFLSIRVDVDKEENVAVLKKYGVSKGMYYLFLNEDGELIHKTFGIMDTGDLIFEGKKALEKYGKL, encoded by the coding sequence ATGAGAGGTTTATTATTAATTGTTTGTTTTTTAGGGATTGCAATACAAGGAATTTCACAGGGCATTGTGTTTCGAAATGGGAGTTTTCAAGATATATTGAGAATGTCCATGAGAGAAGGAAAGCCAATTTTTATCCATATCAGTAAAGCTGGGGATAAAGAAGGAGATTTAATGGAGAAGAATGTGATATATAATAAGAAGGTCGGAGATTTTTTTAATGCTAATTTTATATCTTTTCACGTGGATGCGGATAAACAAGAAGTTCTGCCGTATAAACAGGCACCGGAAGGTGTGCATTATTGGTTTTTGAACGAATGGGTTGAATGGATTGATAGAGCGGAAGGTTACAAAGATGTAAAAGATTTTATCGCTTTAGGAAAGGCTATTTTAGACAAATGCCAGAAAAGAGAACTTCTAGGAATTCAGTTTCAAAATAAAAATTTGGAGGAAGTACTTAAAGTTGCACGCAAGGAGAAGAAGCCAGTGTTTATAGATGTCTATAAAATTGATGATGGGATGTGTAGAACAATGGAGAAGAGGGTGATTAGGGATGAAAAAGTAGGCGAATTTTTTAATGCTCATTTTTTATCGATAAGAGTGGATGTGGACAAGGAAGAGAATGTTGCCGTATTGAAAAAATATGGAGTATCGAAGGGTATGTATTATTTATTTTTGAATGAAGATGGTGAATTGATCCATAAAACTTTTGGAATTATGGATACTGGAGATTTGATTTTTGAGGGGAAGAAAGCATTGGAAAAATATGGTAAATTATAG
- a CDS encoding RagB/SusD family nutrient uptake outer membrane protein translates to MKKFIYIIISFFLAGCSEFLEERSQDKYHPSSLEDLNELLAGSGYWDKSVAFQGIHVMDDDAREKNGQRFSSTIPDGLGFFKWEANPYYEDDDPIWKMMYKHIAVANAILVNADQFKDDELYNKIKGEAYFIRAVNYFELVNLYALPYVKATATTTLGIPLKLTNYVEDRYFSRSPIDSVYHVIVHDLQMAASLLKGVEQPSVFRANATAANALLSRVYLYMGEYEKAVQACDSVLEDSRYVLFNMNGQEPTASFTKLATSEIIFSQGGYTTPQQSAYFLKTYFFGCSSVLRDLYVDKDLRKKIFFKESSSGRAITYSNKIGVNDVKPVSDWGMIRLAEVFLNKAEAQALLGNESDAINTLQDLQKMRYSEIPEFVGSGLELIEFIRTERRLELCFEGHRWFDLRRYSVCPKYPSTQEIIHVVHEYTTKEVPTEIYKLAAYNVDNRGWVLPIPGYTITFNGVIMIQNEREESKKYEYIASEHEKYD, encoded by the coding sequence ATGAAAAAATTTATCTATATTATTATCAGTTTTTTCCTAGCCGGATGTTCCGAATTTTTGGAAGAAAGGTCACAGGATAAATATCACCCTTCTTCGCTTGAGGATTTGAATGAATTATTGGCCGGTAGTGGGTATTGGGACAAGAGCGTTGCTTTTCAAGGTATTCACGTGATGGACGATGACGCTAGGGAAAAAAATGGGCAACGATTTTCGTCAACAATACCTGACGGATTAGGCTTTTTTAAGTGGGAGGCGAATCCTTATTATGAGGATGATGATCCGATATGGAAAATGATGTATAAGCATATCGCTGTGGCTAATGCTATTCTTGTTAATGCAGATCAATTCAAGGATGATGAGTTGTATAATAAAATAAAAGGTGAGGCTTATTTTATTCGGGCTGTAAATTATTTTGAATTAGTCAATCTGTATGCTTTGCCTTATGTGAAAGCTACGGCAACTACAACATTAGGGATTCCATTGAAATTGACTAATTATGTTGAAGATAGGTATTTTTCTCGATCTCCAATTGATAGTGTATATCATGTTATCGTACATGATTTGCAGATGGCGGCATCTTTATTGAAAGGAGTTGAACAGCCGAGTGTTTTTAGAGCTAATGCAACAGCAGCTAATGCTTTGTTGAGCCGGGTATATCTTTATATGGGTGAATACGAAAAAGCAGTACAGGCTTGTGATAGTGTGCTAGAGGATTCGAGATATGTTTTATTTAATATGAATGGACAGGAGCCAACAGCTAGTTTTACGAAATTAGCTACTTCTGAAATTATATTTTCTCAAGGAGGATATACGACACCTCAACAATCCGCTTATTTTTTGAAGACCTATTTTTTTGGTTGTTCTTCCGTGTTACGAGATTTATATGTAGATAAAGATCTGCGTAAAAAAATATTTTTTAAAGAAAGTTCATCGGGGAGAGCTATAACTTATTCTAATAAAATAGGTGTGAATGATGTAAAGCCTGTGTCTGATTGGGGGATGATTCGTTTGGCGGAAGTATTTTTAAATAAAGCGGAGGCTCAAGCATTATTGGGGAATGAATCCGATGCAATCAATACTTTGCAAGATTTGCAAAAAATGCGTTATTCTGAAATACCGGAGTTCGTTGGGAGTGGGTTGGAGTTGATAGAGTTCATTCGAACGGAAAGACGTTTGGAGTTATGTTTTGAGGGACACCGTTGGTTTGATTTGCGTCGGTATTCTGTTTGTCCGAAATACCCGAGTACGCAAGAAATTATTCACGTGGTTCATGAATATACCACGAAAGAGGTGCCGACGGAGATTTATAAATTAGCTGCTTATAACGTTGATAATCGAGGATGGGTGTTACCGATTCCAGGGTATACAATCACTTTTAATGGCGTGATAATGATACAGAACGAGAGAGAGGAAAGTAAAAAATATGAATATATAGCATCTGAACATGAAAAATATGATTAA